From the genome of Mycobacterium dioxanotrophicus, one region includes:
- a CDS encoding GIY-YIG nuclease family protein yields MSLGFTAPHITEQEQLKKLYAKTGGRCPGICAEGHRVRGANVVRRGNKDYCRKCVEAGFINLERMEQPAQSVYFISDEHGNVKIGYATSVQARFADLQVANASELTIVLEMPGGPKLERELHRRFAEHRVRGEWFKLTTDILEYIASVRPKPRKVPEYVRIQRELISKQEAVTI; encoded by the coding sequence ATGAGCCTCGGATTCACAGCACCGCATATCACGGAACAAGAACAACTGAAAAAGCTGTACGCCAAGACGGGCGGGAGATGTCCGGGAATCTGCGCGGAAGGCCATCGGGTACGGGGCGCGAACGTCGTGCGGCGTGGCAACAAGGACTACTGCCGAAAATGTGTGGAGGCTGGGTTCATCAATCTTGAGCGGATGGAGCAGCCGGCCCAGTCGGTTTATTTCATCTCCGATGAGCATGGGAACGTCAAGATTGGTTACGCCACTTCGGTCCAGGCTCGTTTCGCTGATCTTCAAGTGGCGAATGCGTCGGAACTGACCATTGTGCTGGAGATGCCCGGCGGCCCGAAGTTGGAGCGGGAACTTCATCGACGGTTTGCTGAACATCGGGTGCGCGGCGAGTGGTTCAAGTTGACCACGGACATCCTCGAATACATCGCGAGCGTCCGGCCAAAGCCGCGCAAGGTCCCCGAATACGTTCGGATCCAACGGGAACTCATCAGCAAGCAGGAAGCGGTGACCATATGA
- a CDS encoding DUF1360 domain-containing protein — protein sequence MSHDLGVTILILIVYVLAVMRLVRLVNFDTVLDPLRIRIARRAQTAKSAGEEAEVNMQPIAAELHLRTMARWNTLAYFIGCPWCVGFWLSLATAIVPVVLVGWPWWAAFGVALATSHLVGLAAPLSADEDIEIVENDE from the coding sequence ATGAGTCACGACCTCGGTGTGACGATTCTGATTCTCATCGTCTACGTGCTGGCGGTGATGCGGCTCGTTCGCCTGGTCAACTTCGACACCGTGCTGGACCCGTTGCGGATCCGTATCGCACGCCGGGCCCAGACCGCGAAGTCGGCCGGTGAAGAGGCGGAGGTGAACATGCAGCCCATCGCGGCGGAGCTGCATCTGCGGACGATGGCGCGGTGGAACACCCTGGCGTACTTCATCGGATGCCCGTGGTGCGTGGGGTTCTGGCTGTCGCTGGCGACTGCGATCGTGCCGGTGGTGCTCGTCGGGTGGCCGTGGTGGGCGGCGTTCGGAGTTGCGTTGGCCACCAGTCACCTCGTCGGGCTGGCGGCGCCGCTGTCGGCGGACGAGGACATCGAGATCGTCGAGAACGACGAGTAA
- a CDS encoding structural protein — MFFPGRDEALSHTIKAETAISDLYAEAIRRWAPDVQAAVLPSLTASAAGEQLPPDPDAVAQQQPSWETAATAVIVAGLAVLWAVAVYETLSGLAGVVPSIGGDGGDERPPVPEIDDAVIDIISASVRQSRAEVNDAVAYVQATPSLAAARDDFLSSKREDIFTSTPKAVRAKVTAAISDPVLTVSVIPEDRPAVLQAEAAKVLQPSSAVMREIARGGGYQAAGVMNHAVVAAAVASARESGEELEKTWICTIDGKTRPTHWAADGQRVPLAGRFSVGADQLFVPGDPAGSPAEVKNCRCRVGILAVDEEIPDEVDRHTERLNGRDSVQVNRQGSQADEIRRRADSGNVRARDDPNGIGQVASGGWAAPSEQEYDMTTPVIGGPTKAELSAFAADGGDTTDSETYLTFTDALFAVTGTPTDDRRMLAADIALSMRDTPMPLQWCEKMEGGHYGSVTVGVIESIDFKNGQVLASGYMLNNENALKAMDLVAHGVCNPSVDLANATATWTYEDGTIVTDENYDPELPIYETVTEATLTAATIVAIPAFGQTRIALNAERESRDTALVASAAAKFQPRVYDPALFSDPKLPGPTMLTMNPQTGRIYGHIADFKEKHRSVGLGHISPPHSQTGYAHFHTSPPVHLSDGSRLPVGRLTVGIGHAPTSGISNAEAQAHYDNTEACFALVRAGEDAHGIWVSGVAAPWATPEKIEMGLAAPLSGDWRPYGGALELVAALAVNTPGFLCRATTDSRGNPLSLVASMSPRPGAPARPVLSREDIKAAVAEALADSQRAAELAQRRDAVLARAFAAVGDPPAELTPTERIGQMLAGRA, encoded by the coding sequence ATGTTCTTCCCTGGGCGTGATGAAGCGTTGTCGCACACCATCAAAGCGGAGACGGCGATCAGTGACCTGTACGCGGAGGCGATCCGCCGGTGGGCGCCGGATGTGCAGGCCGCGGTGTTGCCGTCGCTGACGGCCTCGGCCGCGGGAGAGCAGCTGCCGCCGGACCCCGATGCTGTCGCGCAGCAGCAGCCGTCGTGGGAGACAGCCGCCACGGCGGTGATCGTCGCCGGCCTTGCGGTCCTGTGGGCGGTCGCGGTCTACGAAACCCTGTCGGGCCTCGCTGGCGTCGTTCCCTCGATAGGTGGCGACGGCGGCGACGAGCGTCCGCCGGTGCCCGAGATCGACGACGCGGTGATCGACATTATTTCGGCATCGGTGCGGCAGTCCCGTGCGGAGGTGAACGACGCTGTCGCATATGTGCAGGCCACGCCGTCGCTGGCTGCTGCGCGCGACGATTTCCTGTCCTCAAAACGTGAGGACATTTTCACCAGCACCCCGAAAGCGGTCCGCGCCAAGGTCACTGCGGCGATCTCCGATCCGGTGCTGACGGTGTCGGTGATCCCCGAGGATCGGCCCGCGGTGCTGCAGGCGGAGGCGGCCAAGGTGTTGCAGCCGTCGTCGGCTGTGATGCGGGAGATCGCCCGTGGCGGCGGGTACCAGGCGGCTGGCGTGATGAACCACGCGGTCGTCGCTGCGGCGGTGGCGTCGGCGCGTGAGTCCGGTGAGGAACTGGAGAAGACGTGGATCTGCACGATCGACGGGAAGACGAGGCCGACGCATTGGGCTGCTGATGGGCAGCGGGTGCCGCTCGCCGGGCGGTTCTCCGTCGGCGCTGACCAACTGTTCGTGCCCGGTGACCCGGCGGGCTCGCCGGCTGAGGTGAAGAACTGCCGTTGCCGTGTCGGCATTCTCGCCGTCGACGAGGAGATTCCCGACGAGGTGGACCGGCACACCGAGCGTCTCAACGGTCGCGACAGCGTGCAGGTCAACCGTCAAGGTAGCCAGGCCGACGAGATCCGGCGGCGGGCCGACAGCGGGAACGTCCGGGCCCGAGACGATCCGAACGGTATTGGGCAAGTGGCATCCGGCGGCTGGGCCGCACCAAGTGAACAGGAGTACGACATGACGACCCCAGTGATTGGCGGACCCACCAAGGCCGAACTGTCGGCCTTCGCCGCCGACGGTGGCGACACCACCGACTCGGAGACCTATCTGACCTTCACCGACGCACTGTTCGCGGTGACCGGCACCCCCACCGATGACCGCCGCATGCTCGCCGCGGACATCGCACTGTCGATGCGCGACACCCCGATGCCGCTGCAGTGGTGCGAGAAGATGGAGGGCGGCCACTACGGATCCGTCACCGTCGGTGTCATCGAGTCGATCGACTTCAAGAACGGCCAGGTGCTCGCGTCGGGCTACATGCTGAACAACGAGAACGCGCTCAAGGCGATGGATCTCGTTGCGCACGGTGTGTGCAACCCGTCGGTCGATCTGGCCAACGCCACCGCGACGTGGACCTACGAAGACGGCACGATCGTCACGGACGAGAATTACGACCCAGAACTGCCGATCTATGAGACGGTCACCGAGGCCACGCTGACGGCGGCGACCATCGTGGCGATCCCGGCGTTTGGGCAGACGCGCATCGCGCTGAACGCCGAACGGGAATCCCGGGACACGGCGCTGGTGGCGTCAGCCGCCGCGAAATTCCAGCCCCGCGTGTACGACCCGGCGTTGTTCTCCGATCCGAAGCTGCCCGGGCCGACGATGCTGACGATGAACCCCCAGACAGGTCGGATCTACGGGCACATCGCGGATTTCAAGGAAAAGCACCGCTCTGTGGGGCTGGGCCACATCTCGCCGCCGCACTCTCAGACCGGGTACGCGCACTTTCACACCAGCCCGCCGGTGCACCTGTCGGACGGCAGTCGCCTGCCGGTCGGCCGGCTCACCGTGGGGATCGGGCACGCCCCGACCTCGGGGATCAGCAACGCCGAGGCGCAAGCGCACTACGACAACACTGAGGCCTGCTTCGCGCTGGTCCGCGCGGGTGAGGACGCGCACGGCATCTGGGTGTCGGGTGTCGCTGCTCCGTGGGCCACGCCGGAGAAGATCGAAATGGGTTTGGCGGCACCGCTGTCCGGTGACTGGCGTCCGTACGGTGGTGCGCTCGAACTGGTCGCCGCGCTCGCGGTGAACACTCCAGGGTTCCTGTGCCGGGCCACGACCGACTCGCGAGGTAACCCGCTGTCGTTGGTCGCGTCGATGTCGCCGCGACCAGGCGCGCCGGCTCGGCCGGTGTTGTCGCGGGAGGACATCAAGGCGGCCGTCGCGGAGGCGTTGGCAGATTCCCAGCGGGCTGCGGAGTTGGCGCAGCGTCGTGACGCCGTGTTGGCGCGGGCTTTCGCCGCAGTTGGTGATCCGCCTGCTGAGCTGACGCCAACAGAGCGGATCGGTCAGATGCTCGCGGGGCGTGCCTGA
- a CDS encoding DUF7196 family protein, translating to MGCSCRGGRRAGAKTSTGSTVEGYEYTAPDKTVKTFLIYLEAKKEQLRNGGGTIKTITSSA from the coding sequence ATGGGGTGCAGCTGCAGGGGCGGTCGGCGTGCCGGAGCCAAGACGTCGACGGGCTCGACGGTGGAGGGCTACGAGTACACCGCGCCTGACAAGACGGTGAAGACGTTCCTGATCTACCTGGAAGCGAAGAAAGAGCAGCTCCGCAACGGCGGCGGCACGATCAAAACGATTACCAGCAGCGCATAG